The DNA region ACGCTGCTGCGCGAGGCGGCCGAGAGCCTGCGGCTCACCGCCCGCGGCTATCACCGGGTGCTGAAGGTGGCCCGCACCATCGCCGATCTCGACGGCGCCGAGACGGTCGGCCGCCGGCATCTGGCCGAGGCGCTGTCCTATCGGGCTGCGGCCGACCGGGCGGCGCAGGCAGCGTGATCCGGGTTTCCGGCCGATCCCCTCGGAACGACCGCCGGCCGTTTACCGCGCCCTAACCATCAGGCCAGGTTCGCCCGCCGAAACCGGGCCGGCCTGCCGTTTCGACACCTCCGGGCAAGCTTCCCCCGTCACCGTTACGGGAACGCTGGCGCAGTCGCGGCAGAGCCGGGTACCGGTTCTGCGAACGAGAATGTGATAAGCCAAAAACTCGACAAACCAAGAACTTGACAAAGCAGGAACTTGGAGCGAACGCCGGATCCGAACGGCGGACGCTCCAGAAGGCCCGAGGTCTGCCATGCTCGATACCCCCGATGCCGCCTACGCCCTGGCCGGCGTGACCGCGCTTGTGGCCCTGGCGCTGCTGCTGGGGATCGGCCTGCTGGCGGCCTCGCGCGCCGCGCTGAGCCGCCGCGCCGCGGTCCAGGAGCAGACCATCGCCGGCCTGACCCAGCGTCTGGCGGTGGCCGAGCACGCCGCGAGGGCCGCGACGGCCGAGGGCGACGAGGCCCCGGCGGCGCCCGCTGCCGGCCCCGCCGCGCCCGAGCTGATCCTCGCCCAGCTCGCCGATGCCCGCGAGCGCGCCGAGGCGGCGAGCCGCGCCAAGAGCCGGTTCCTCGCCATCGTCAGCCACGAGGTGCGCACGCCGCTCAACGGCATTCTCGGCATGGCCGACCTCCTGCTCGACACCGCCCTCACCCCCGAGCAGCGCAGCTACACCGCGGCGGTGAAGACCTCCGGCGAGGCGCTGCTCAGCCTGATCGAGGAGATCCTCGACTTCTCCAAGATCGAGGCCGGCCGGCTCGACCTGCAGGAGACCGCCTTCGATCCGGGGCGGCTGGTGGTCGAGGTGGTCGAGCTTCTGGCGCCGCGCGCCCAGGCCAAGGAGATCGAGCTCGTGGCCGACCTCGACGACGCCCTGCCGCGCCGCGTGCTGGGCGATCCGATCCGCCTGCGTCAGGTGCTGCTCAATCTGATCGGCAATGCGGTGAAATTCACCGAGGCCGGCGGGGTGAGCGTGGCGGTGGCGCGCGCCGATGACGGCAAGCTGGCGTTCAAGGTCGCCGACACCGGCCCCGGCATCCCGGTGCAGGACCGTGCCCGCATCTTCGCCGAGTTCGAGCAGGCCGACGTCACCGCCACCCGCCGCCACGGCGGCGCCGGGCTCGGCCTCGCCATCGCCGAGCGCATCGTGCGCGGCATGGGCGGCTCGATCGCGCTGGAGAGCGAGGCCGGCCGCGGCTCCAGCTTCGCGTTTGCGCTGGCGCTGCCGGCGCTCGCCGAGGCCGACCCGGCGGCGTGGCCGGACCTCACCGGCCAGACCTGTCTGGTGATCAGCGATTCGCCGGTGCTGGGGCCGATCCTGCGCACCCGCCTCGCCGCGTGGGGCGCCACCGCCACCCTGGCCCCCGACGCCATGACCGCCGGCCTGGTGCTGCGGGAGCGCACCTGGGACGCGGTGATCGTCGATCGCGGCATCGGGCTGGAGGCGGCGATGGCGCTGGGCGCCGCCGCGCGCTCCCGGGCCAGCCGCCGCGTCGTGCTGCTGAGCCCGGCCGAGCGCGGCGACCTCGCCGGCCTGCAGCAGGCGGGCTACGACGTCTATCTGGTCAAGCCGGTGCGGCCGGGCTCGCTCGCCGAGCGGCTGCGGCCGGGCCTGCCGGACGTGACGGCCCCGGCCATCCAGCCGGCCGATGCCCTGCCCGGGCTGGCGCCGCCGGAGCCGGAAGTCCGGCTGTCGGTGCTGGTGGCCGAGGACAACGACATCAACGCCTTCCTGGCGCGGGTGATGCTGACCAAGCTCGGCCACCGCGTCGAGGTGGTGGGCGACGGCGAGGCGGCGGTGGCGGCGGTGGTCGAGGCGCACGCCGCCGGTGCGCCGTTCGATCTGGTGCTGATGGACGTGCAGCTGCCGCGGCTCGACGGGCTGGAGGCGGCTCGCCGCATCCGGGCGCTGGGCGAGGCCGGGCAGGTGCGCATCATCGCGCTCACCGCCAACGCCTTCGCCGAGGACCGGCGCGAGGCCGAAAGCGCCGGCATGGACGGCTTCCTCACCAAGCCGCTCGACGCCGACGCGCTGAAGGCGGCGCTGGCCGCGGCCGGCGGCGCCCGGCCTGCCGAAGTGGCGTGAGACGGCATCCCCGCCCCGCCGCCGCGGACTGCGCGCGCAGGTCGGGCCGCCCCGGCCGGCCGTACCCCGCGCGGTTGTCACGGAACTGTCCGACACTTATGTTCTAACCGTCGCATTGAGATGCTTCAGTGACGGTTCGCCGTGATTCGCCCGATTGCGTGTCGGGGCGGCCGGTCAACAATGGCCGATCAAGAACTGTCGGCACGTCCACGGCAGCCGTGGCGAAACGCCGGGTGGGGAGACGTCATGCCGAAGCGCGCGCAGGGGGTTGGGGCGCAAGGATCTCTTGGGACGCAAGGATCTCTTGGGGCGCAAGGAACTGGAGCGAAAAGATTTGGCGCGAGCCGGCTCGCCCCCCTTGGCCCCAAGGCGATCATGGCGAAATTCCTGCCGCTTCATCAGGCCAGCGCCGGCTTTATCCCGCTGCTGCGCGCCTATAGCGGCATCCGCCACCGCGACACCCGCCAGCATCCCTCGGGCACCGCCACCCTCGGCCGCATCGGCCCGCTGGAGGTGCGGCTGGCGCGCAATTCGGCCGATGTCCGCCAGGCCCAGAAGCTGCGCTACAAGGTGTTCTACGACGAGATGTCGGCCATCCCCGACGCCGCCACCCGGCTGGCGCGGCGCGATGTCGACGGCTTCGACGCGGTGTGCGACCACCTCTTGGTGTTGGACCACGACGCCACCACCAATGTGCTCGGCCGCCAGCAGCCGAAGGTTGTGGGCACCTACCGGCTGCTGCGCCAGTGCGTCGCCACCCGCCATGGCGGCTTCTATTCGGCGGCCGAGTTCGACATCGGCAGCCTGATGCGCCGCCACAGCACCCTCAATTTCCTCGAACTCGGCCGCTCCTGCGTGCTCAAGCCCTACCGCAACAAGCGCACGGTGGAGCTTCTGTGGCACGGCATCTGGGCCTATGTGCTGCGCCACGATATCGACGCGCTGATCGGCTGCGCCTCGCTGGAGGGCACCGATCCCGACGCGCTGGCGCTGCAATTGTCCTTCCTGCACCACCACGCCCGGGCGCCGGAGGAATGGCGGGCCAGCGCCCTGCCGCAGCGCTATGTCGAGATGAACCGCATGCCCAAGGAGGCGATCGACGCCAAGGCGGCGCTCCATGAGCTGCCGCCGCTGGTGAAGGGCTATCTGCGGCTCGGCGGCTATGTCGGCGACGGCGCGGTCATCGACCATCAGTTCGGCACCACCGACGTGCTGATCATCCTGCCGCGCACCGCCATCAGCCCGCGCTACATCGAGCATTTCGGCGCCAGCGCCAACCGCCACGCGGCCTGAGCGCGGGACCACGGTCTTCGCGGCCCTGAATCTGCCGAGGCGGAGAGATCGAGCCGGCAGGCGCTCTTTCAGCAAGAGCTGCGCCGGCCGTGTCTGCCGCAACTCCACCGTCGTCATGGCCGGGCTCGTCCCGGCCATCCATGTCTTTGTTTGAATATACGTTTTAAGTCGTGGATGGCCGGGACGAGCCCGGCCATGACGGCGGCGGGTCAGCGGCAAGGGCCGCCGTCTCAGCCGTTGCCGCGCACGATGTCCTCGCCGGCGGCCGACCAGTCCAGCATGCTGCCGTTATAGACCTTGAGGCCGGGCCGGCCGGCGGCCATGGCGCGCACGAAGGCCATGCGGGCGCGGGCGCCCGAGCGGCACATCAGCACCACGGTGCGCCCGTCGTTCGGCAGCAGGTCGATCGAGAACCTGGTCAGCGGCACATTGACCGCGCCGGGCACGTGGCCCGACTCGAACTCGCCGGCCTCGCGCACGTCGACCAGCGCCACCGTGCCGGCGTCGAGCTCGCCCTTCAGCGCCTCGCGCTCGATCGCCTCGGGCTTCGGGCCGAACCCGAA from Blastochloris tepida includes:
- a CDS encoding response regulator: MLDTPDAAYALAGVTALVALALLLGIGLLAASRAALSRRAAVQEQTIAGLTQRLAVAEHAARAATAEGDEAPAAPAAGPAAPELILAQLADARERAEAASRAKSRFLAIVSHEVRTPLNGILGMADLLLDTALTPEQRSYTAAVKTSGEALLSLIEEILDFSKIEAGRLDLQETAFDPGRLVVEVVELLAPRAQAKEIELVADLDDALPRRVLGDPIRLRQVLLNLIGNAVKFTEAGGVSVAVARADDGKLAFKVADTGPGIPVQDRARIFAEFEQADVTATRRHGGAGLGLAIAERIVRGMGGSIALESEAGRGSSFAFALALPALAEADPAAWPDLTGQTCLVISDSPVLGPILRTRLAAWGATATLAPDAMTAGLVLRERTWDAVIVDRGIGLEAAMALGAAARSRASRRVVLLSPAERGDLAGLQQAGYDVYLVKPVRPGSLAERLRPGLPDVTAPAIQPADALPGLAPPEPEVRLSVLVAEDNDINAFLARVMLTKLGHRVEVVGDGEAAVAAVVEAHAAGAPFDLVLMDVQLPRLDGLEAARRIRALGEAGQVRIIALTANAFAEDRREAESAGMDGFLTKPLDADALKAALAAAGGARPAEVA
- a CDS encoding rhodanese-like domain-containing protein codes for the protein MGFLSEVGAIFGFGPKPEAIEREALKGELDAGTVALVDVREAGEFESGHVPGAVNVPLTRFSIDLLPNDGRTVVLMCRSGARARMAFVRAMAAGRPGLKVYNGSMLDWSAAGEDIVRGNG
- a CDS encoding GNAT family N-acetyltransferase, with protein sequence MAKFLPLHQASAGFIPLLRAYSGIRHRDTRQHPSGTATLGRIGPLEVRLARNSADVRQAQKLRYKVFYDEMSAIPDAATRLARRDVDGFDAVCDHLLVLDHDATTNVLGRQQPKVVGTYRLLRQCVATRHGGFYSAAEFDIGSLMRRHSTLNFLELGRSCVLKPYRNKRTVELLWHGIWAYVLRHDIDALIGCASLEGTDPDALALQLSFLHHHARAPEEWRASALPQRYVEMNRMPKEAIDAKAALHELPPLVKGYLRLGGYVGDGAVIDHQFGTTDVLIILPRTAISPRYIEHFGASANRHAA